In the Solanum pennellii chromosome 5, SPENNV200 genome, one interval contains:
- the LOC107020557 gene encoding magnesium transporter MRS2-5, with the protein MAEENGPSDFPESTSTRFYSDVQANNFHGSGLPGIKRRGQGHGSRSWIKIDEHGNSKILELDKATVMRHCSLPARDLRLLDPKFIYPSTILGREQAIVVNLEQIRCVITADEVILMNSLDACVLQYESELCKRLQINRDQPDGLPFEFRALELVLELTCLSLDAQVKELELEVYPVLDELASSINTLNLERVRRLKGQLLALTQRVQKVCDEIEHLMDDDGDMAEMYLTEKKQRKEDYLNNDSYEQADIYGKIRGAARSAPVSPATSTTGMHKLQRAFSNLSSSKHGSISASSNCQENIDQLEMLLETYFVVIDSALNKLSSLKEYIDDTEDLINIKLANVQNQLIQFELLLTAATFVATIFAMVTAVFGMNLKTTVFDDPDGFNWTIIITGIFCLVLYIAFMIYFKHKKLLPL; encoded by the exons ATGGCAGAAGAAAATGGTCCTTCTGATTTTCCAGAATCTACATCTACTAGGTTTTATTCAGATGTACAGGCAAACAACTTTCATGGGTCTGGTCTACCTGGTATTAAGAGGAGAGGCCAAGGTCATGGGAGTCGCTCTTGGATAAAGATTGATGAGCATGGTAATTCAAAAATTTTGGAATTGGATAAGGCTACCGTTATGAGACATTGTTCTTTGCCAGCCAGGGATCTCCGGCTTTTGGACCCTAAGTTTATCTATCCCTCCACAATATTAGGACGAGAACAAGCTATTGTGGTAAACCTTGAACAGATCAGATGTGTCATCACAGCTGATGAGGTTATACTGATGAATTCTTTGGATGCTTGTGTACTGCAATACGAGTCTGAATTGTGTAAACGCCTTCAGATAAATAGAGATCAGCCGG ATGGTCTTCCTTTCGAGTTCAGAGCCCTTGAGCTTGTTTTGGAGCTAACTTGCTTGTCTCTTGATGCTCAG GTGAAAGAATTAGAACTGGAAGTATACCCCGTGCTTGATGAACTAGCGTCATCTATTAACACTCTAAATCTGGAACGAGTTCGTAGATTGAAAGGTCAATTGCTTGCCTTGACTCAGCGCGTCCAAAAG GTATGTGATGAAATAGAACATCTAATGGATGATGATGGTGACATGGCTGAGATGTACTTAACAGAGAAGAAACAGAGGAAGGAGGattatttaaataatgattCATATGAACAAGCGGatatatatggaaaaattaGAGGAGCAGCAAGATCTGCTCCAGTATCACCTGCAACATCAACTACTGGGATGCATAAGTTGCAACGGGCATTCAGTAATTTGAGCTCAAGCAAACACGGAAGCATTTCAGCTTCATCTAattgtcaagaaaatattgatcaGCTTGAAATGTTGCTTGAAACATATTTTGTGGTCATTGACAGCGCTCTGAACAAGTTGTCATCA CTTAAAGAATATATTGATGATACGGAGGATCTGATCAATATAAAACTT GCCAATGTCCAGAATCAGCTAATACAATTTGAGTTGCTTCTAACAGCTGCCACTTTTGTGGCAACAATATTTGCTATGGTAACTGCAGTATTTGGAATGAACTTGAAAACCACAGTTTTTGACGATCCGGATGGGTTTAACTGGACTATTATCATCACTGGAATCTTTTGTTTGGTCTTATACATTGCTTTCATGATTTACTTTAAGCATAAGAAACTTCTTCCGCTGTAA
- the LOC107020556 gene encoding uncharacterized protein LOC107020556 isoform X2, with the protein MEFWVVVAAAGAGYVAQYLQSSSDEKGNLLVDNKKNLLHQLREKVCPFHILARKRAKKDVSDDEEVSRFRHLNLDSSDCLEKDSFCPSSAKEYTGLPNGMALFYMGIVSGMVSAVIANRKEIEKVNEKLKWTKNLVQKLENELNVKEIANDDYENPNLCSPSMSTVDEPTSEAEKHESMSEIEAELEAELERLEISLEVSNFERISDCVELNPEDEINVVRGDLKLDCLNVQSPDSSGSESGTWIDHSKPANHPVSPRELSSRLHEVIESRLEARIKELETALYHSQNRACSLETQHNLSQKAFALRDSESSSCLQSPDWYHEADEETISIMHGSENAFDTNTRTPPFDGGLIDSPNEEQGGLVHERKQPTLIQLLKTESMAQTRELHVTRKQHYYCSKVPIH; encoded by the exons ATGGAGTTTTGGGTTGTTGTAGCAGCTGCAGGAGCAGGTTATGTAGCACAATATTTGCAAAGTTCATCAGATGAAAAGGGCAACTTATTAGTAGATAACAAGAAGAATTTGTTGCATCAACTACGCGAAAAAGTGTGTCCTTTTCATATATTAGCTCGAAAAAGAGCTAAAAAGGATGTCTCAGATGATGAAGAAGTTTCCAGATTCAGACATCTTAATCTTGATTCATCAGATTGCCTCGAGAAAGATTCATTTTGTCCATCCTCAGCAAAAGAATATACAG GGCTACCAAATGGAATGGCTCTATTCTATATGGGAATTGTTAGTGGCATGGTGTCTGCTGTTATTGCAAACAGAAAAGAGATAGAAAAGGTGAATGAGAAGTTAAAATGGACCAAGAATTTAGTTCAGAAGTTAGAAAATGAGCTCAATGTGAAAGAGATTGCTAATGATGATTATGAGAATCCAAATCTATGTAGTCCCTCGATGTCAACTGTTGATGAACCAACAAGTGAAGCAGAGAAACACGAGTCGATGAGCGAAATTGAGGCAGAGCTTGAAGCTGAATTAGAAAGGTTGGAAATCAGCTTGGAGgtttcaaactttgaaagaaTATCTGATTGTGTTGAG CTAAATCCAGAAGATGAAATAAATGTGGTTCGTGGAGACTTGAAACTAGATTGCCTCAATGTGCAGAGCCCTGATTCATCAGGATCAGAGAGTGGAACTTGGATTGATCATTCTAAACCTGCCAACCATCCTGTTTCCCCGAGGGAGCTAAGCTCGCGTCTGCATGAGGTGATAGAATCCAGGCTAGAAGCTCGAATTAAGGAGCTCGAAACAGCCCTTTATCATAGCCAAAATAGAGCTTGTTCATTGGAAACACAACATAATCTCTCTCAAAAGGCCTTTGCATTGCGCGATTCAGAGTCCTCTTCATGTCTACAAAGTCCAGATTGGTATCATGAGGCTGATGAAGAGACCATCAGTATCATGCATGGAAGTGAAAATGCTTTTGACACTAATACAAGAACCCCTCCTTTTGATGGAGGATTGATTGATAGCCCAAACGAAGAACAGGGTGGCCTGGTTCACGAACGTAAGCAGCCTACCTTGATACAATTATTAAAGACAGAATCCATGGCTCAAACCCGTGAGCTACATGTCACACGGAAACAACATTACTATTGCTCCAAAGTTCCCATTCATTGA
- the LOC107020556 gene encoding uncharacterized protein LOC107020556 isoform X1, whose amino-acid sequence MEFWVVVAAAGAGYVAQYLQSSSDEKGNLLVDNKKNLLHQLREKVCPFHILARKRAKKDVSDDEEVSRFRHLNLDSSDCLEKDSFCPSSAKEYTGTRNKDSGGSFNTTGLPNGMALFYMGIVSGMVSAVIANRKEIEKVNEKLKWTKNLVQKLENELNVKEIANDDYENPNLCSPSMSTVDEPTSEAEKHESMSEIEAELEAELERLEISLEVSNFERISDCVELNPEDEINVVRGDLKLDCLNVQSPDSSGSESGTWIDHSKPANHPVSPRELSSRLHEVIESRLEARIKELETALYHSQNRACSLETQHNLSQKAFALRDSESSSCLQSPDWYHEADEETISIMHGSENAFDTNTRTPPFDGGLIDSPNEEQGGLVHERKQPTLIQLLKTESMAQTRELHVTRKQHYYCSKVPIH is encoded by the exons ATGGAGTTTTGGGTTGTTGTAGCAGCTGCAGGAGCAGGTTATGTAGCACAATATTTGCAAAGTTCATCAGATGAAAAGGGCAACTTATTAGTAGATAACAAGAAGAATTTGTTGCATCAACTACGCGAAAAAGTGTGTCCTTTTCATATATTAGCTCGAAAAAGAGCTAAAAAGGATGTCTCAGATGATGAAGAAGTTTCCAGATTCAGACATCTTAATCTTGATTCATCAGATTGCCTCGAGAAAGATTCATTTTGTCCATCCTCAGCAAAAGAATATACAGGTACCAGGAACAAAGATTCTGGTGGATCATTCAATACAACAG GGCTACCAAATGGAATGGCTCTATTCTATATGGGAATTGTTAGTGGCATGGTGTCTGCTGTTATTGCAAACAGAAAAGAGATAGAAAAGGTGAATGAGAAGTTAAAATGGACCAAGAATTTAGTTCAGAAGTTAGAAAATGAGCTCAATGTGAAAGAGATTGCTAATGATGATTATGAGAATCCAAATCTATGTAGTCCCTCGATGTCAACTGTTGATGAACCAACAAGTGAAGCAGAGAAACACGAGTCGATGAGCGAAATTGAGGCAGAGCTTGAAGCTGAATTAGAAAGGTTGGAAATCAGCTTGGAGgtttcaaactttgaaagaaTATCTGATTGTGTTGAG CTAAATCCAGAAGATGAAATAAATGTGGTTCGTGGAGACTTGAAACTAGATTGCCTCAATGTGCAGAGCCCTGATTCATCAGGATCAGAGAGTGGAACTTGGATTGATCATTCTAAACCTGCCAACCATCCTGTTTCCCCGAGGGAGCTAAGCTCGCGTCTGCATGAGGTGATAGAATCCAGGCTAGAAGCTCGAATTAAGGAGCTCGAAACAGCCCTTTATCATAGCCAAAATAGAGCTTGTTCATTGGAAACACAACATAATCTCTCTCAAAAGGCCTTTGCATTGCGCGATTCAGAGTCCTCTTCATGTCTACAAAGTCCAGATTGGTATCATGAGGCTGATGAAGAGACCATCAGTATCATGCATGGAAGTGAAAATGCTTTTGACACTAATACAAGAACCCCTCCTTTTGATGGAGGATTGATTGATAGCCCAAACGAAGAACAGGGTGGCCTGGTTCACGAACGTAAGCAGCCTACCTTGATACAATTATTAAAGACAGAATCCATGGCTCAAACCCGTGAGCTACATGTCACACGGAAACAACATTACTATTGCTCCAAAGTTCCCATTCATTGA
- the LOC107020113 gene encoding putative G3BP-like protein, with translation MATNSTGHAAEKVAKAFVVQYYNILQTRIDQSYRFYKEKSILSWPSSDGEIMSVTTSDGINDFIMSSHFKGSKVEVKNVDSQSSVAGGVLVIIMAYLIGQDKSRKRFSQTFFLAPQETGYYVLNDIFRFIDEEEKSSTIVEENGSIDTPLAIQSSAENNVQRKAENNVQSKAENNVQSKAENNVQIKAENNVQSKAENNVDDKVDQKPSSPKEQEQKKDPVGPAIVENEAPKITYASMIKQGRSSPPKNGGLLPAPKKPQPNNLVKSSSTGLLKVASTHSTKVARDNYDNDIEYKSIFVGGLPPNTTKNDLYAVVKEFGPLHIQDVQLKAYEAYQDGYCCGFVHFQDAISAQKAVYTHHIMVKGKRAYMRYKRHNKVHGDRANSPPERGEFRGGRRSRSRPQSSDGRWGEGYQQKYYN, from the exons ATGGCTACTAATTCAACAGGACATGCTGCTGAAAAAGTTGCCAAAGCTTTTGTGGTTCAATACTATAACATTTTACAAACCCGAATCGACCAATCGTATCGATTCTACAAGGAAAAAAGTATTCTAAGTTGGCCATCGTCCGATGGTGAAATTATGTCTGTCACAACTTCTGAT gGCATAAATGATTTTATCATGTCATCACACTTTAAGGGTAGCAAAGTTGAAGTCAAAAATGTTGACTCTCAATCATCTGTTGCTGGAGGTGTTTTGGTGATAATTATGGCTTACTTAATTGGGCAAGACAAGTCTAGAAAAAGGTTTTCTCAAACTTTTTTTCTTGCTCCACAAGAGACAGGATactatgtattgaatgatatttttagatttattgatgaagaagaaaaatcttCAACAATTGTTGAGGAAAATGGTTCAATTGATACTCCTTTAG CTATTCAGAGCAGCGCTGAAAACAATGTTCAGAGGAAAGCTGAAAATAACGTTCAGAGCAAAGCTGAAAACAACGTTCAGAGCAAAGCTGAAAATAATGTTCAGATCAAAGCTGAAAACAACGTTCAGAGCAAAGCTGAAAACAATGTTGATGATAAAGTTGACCAGAAGCCTTCAAGCCCAaaagaacaagaacaaaaaaaggACCCTGTGGGGCCCGCCATCGTTGAGAACGAGGCTCCAAAAATTACCTATGCTTCAATG ATAAAGCAAGGTAGGTCCTCGCCACCAAAAAATGGTGGCCTCTTACCGGCTCCTAAAAAGCCGCAACCCAACAACTTGGTGAAGTCTAGTTCGACTGGTCTGTTGAAAGTTGCAAGTACTCATTCAACCAAAGTTGCGCGAGACAATTATGATAATGACATCGAat ATAAATCGATATTTGTTGGAGGATTACCACCCAACACaacaaaaaatgatttatatgcTGTTGTTAAAGAGTTTGGACCCCTTCACATTCAAGATGTTcaactaaaagcttatgaggCATATCag gaTGGATATTGTTGTGGTTTTGTGCATTTCCAAGATGCAATTTCTGCTCAAAAGGCTGTCTAT ACTCATCACATTATGGTGAAGGGGAAACGAGCTTACATGAGATACAAGAGACATAACAAAg ttCACGGAGATAGGGCAAATTCTCCACCGGAGAGAGGTGAGTTTCGAGGTGGTCGACGTTCGAGGAGCCGGCCTCAAAGTTCTGATGGACGTTGGGGAGAAGGTTACCAACAAAAGTACTATAATTAG
- the LOC107018906 gene encoding pentatricopeptide repeat-containing protein At1g80150, mitochondrial, whose product MLTLRLVRRFGTRSRLAAVSCAGNTSKKALVSKRKRVKVDEPALFRLKKEKNPEKLFQLFKENAHNKIVIENRYAFEDTVSRLAGAGRFDYIENLLEHQKTLPQGRREGFIIRIIMLYGKAGMIQNAIKTFYDMHLYGCPRTVKSFNAALKVLTQSHDMKAIESFLWDVPERFSINIDILSVNTIISSFCSMGILEKAYLFMVEMEKLGISPDVFTYTILISAFYKVNRWQIADGLWNLMVRKGCMPNVATFNVRIQFMVNMRFAWEANKLLQLMKRIGITPDEVTYNLVIKGFFLVENLPMAKRIYSAFHGAGFKPNSRIYQTMIHYLCRAGDFDLSYSMCKESMENNWFPSSDIIKNILEGLCKDGTEEKMGNARFLVILAKKKMPPFSTETLNAMRLIIDRS is encoded by the coding sequence ATGCTCACGCTGCGCCTGGTTCGCAGATTTGGAACTAGGAGTCGCCTTGCTGCTGTTTCGTGTGCTGGTAATACTTCTAAAAAAGCTTTAGTTTCTAAGAGGAAGAGAGTAAAAGTAGATGAACCAGCACTTTTTAGgctaaaaaaggaaaagaaccCTGAGAAGTTGTTTCAGTTATTTAAGGAGAATGCTCATAATAAGATTGTCATTGAGAATCGCTATGCGTTCGAAGATACAGTTTCTCGCTTAGCAGGTGCGGGCAGGTTTGATTACATTGAAAATCTGCTTGAGCATCAGAAGACACTGCCACAAGGTCGTCGTGAAGGTTTCATTATTCGAATCATAATGCTCTACGGGAAGGCTGGGATGATACAAAATGCTATAAAGACCTTCTATGATATGCATTTATATGGATGTCCACGAACTGTTAAGTCATTCAATGCTGCACTCAAGGTTTTGACTCAATCTCATGATATGAAGGCTATTGAGTCCTTTCTATGGGATGTTCCTGAAAGGTTCTCCATCAATATAGATATACTTTCAGTTAATACAATCATTAGCTCGTTTTGCTCAATGGGTATCTTGGAGAAGGCTTATTTGTTCATGGTTGAGATGGAGAAGTTAGGTATATCACCTGATGTTTTTACTTATACGATACTTATATCTGCCTTCTATAAAGTCAACCGATGGCAGATTGCTGATGGATTGTGGAACCTCATGGTCCGTAAAGGTTGTATGCCTAATGTTGCTACCTTTAATGTTAGAATTCAATTCATGGTAAATATGAGGTTTGCTTGGGAAGCTAATAAATTGTTGCAGTTGATGAAACGTATTGGGATTACTCCAGATGAGGTTACATACAATTTAGTGATCAAAGGCTTTTTCCTAGTAGAGAATCTTCCTATGGCTAAAAGAATCTACTCTGCTTTCCATGGTGCGGGCTTCAAGCCAAATTCTAGAATCTATCAAACAATGATTCATTACCTGTGTAGAGCAGGTGATTTTGATTTGTCATATTCGATGTGTAAAGAAAGCATGGAAAATAATTGGTTCCCAAGTTcagatataattaaaaatatccttGAAGGGCTGTGCAAGGATGGAACAGAGGAAAAGATGGGAAACGCTCGATTTTTAGTCATCCTGGCTAAGAAAAAGATGCCCCCTTTCTCAACAGAAACTTTGAACGCGATGCGGTTAATAATAGATCGTAGTTAA
- the LOC107020802 gene encoding probable inactive purple acid phosphatase 1: MKTLVMLLPILWVLVALQGVTSHEDHPLARIAVHNAIAALDARAYIKASPSVLGSNGLNQEWITLEYGTGNPSNDDWVGVFSPANFSAATCDPENNMVTPPLLCTAPIKYQFANRSNPNYKRTGKGSLKLQLINQRTDFSFALFSGGLRNPKLVAVSNTVAFTNPNAPLYPRLAQGKTWNEMTVTWTSGYNINEAEPFVEWGPQRGQQTRSPAGTLTIDRSSLCGAPARTVGWRDPGFIHTSFLKELWPNLVYTYKLGHKLFNGTYIWSQMYKFKASPYPGQSSLQRVVIFGDMGKEEADGSNVYNQYQPGSLNTTKQIIEDLKNIDIVFHIGDIVYANGYLSQWDQFTSQVEPITSRVPYMIASGNHERDWPDSGSFYGKKDSGGECGVLAQTMFYFPAENRDKFWYSTDYGMFRFCIADTEHDWREGTEQYKFLEHCFASVDRQKQPWLIFLAHRVLGYSSGDFYADEGSFGEPMGRDSLQKLWQKYKVDIAIYGHVHNYERTCPIYQNVCTMTEKNSYKGPLNGTIHVVAGGGGAGLVKFTSLQTKWSIFKDYDYGFVKMTAFDHSNLLFEYKKSSDGKVYDSFNISRDYRDILACTVDSCPSMTLAS; the protein is encoded by the exons ATGAAAACATTAGTTATGTTGTTGCCCATTTTATGGGTTCTAGTTGCTCTTCAAGGGGTAACATCTCATGAAGATCATCCTCTAGCAAGGATTGCTGTTCATAATGCTATTGCTGCTTTGGATGCTCGTGCTTATATCAAAGCATCTCCTTCTGTCCTTGGGTCAAAC GGCCTAAACCAAGAATGGATAACTCTGGAGTATGGCACAGGCAACCCGTCAAATGATGATTGGGTTGGAGTGTTTTCTCCTGCCAATTTCAG TGCAGCTACGTGTGACCCTGAAAATAACATGGTGACTCCACCACTTTTGTGTACAGCTCCTATAAAG TACCAATTTGCAAATCGCTCCAATCCCAACTACAAAAGGACAGGAAAAGGATCGCTAAAGCTTCAATTGATCAACCAGAGAACAGACTTCTCCTTCGCTTTGTTTTCTGGTGGATTACGGAAT CCAAAGCTGGTTGCAGTGTCAAATACTGTTGCCTTTACAAATCCAAATGCACCATTATACCCGCGGTTAGCACAGGGAAAGACATGGAATGAA ATGACTGTTACATGGACAAGTGGATATAATATCAATGAAGCAGAGCCCTTTGTGGAGTGGGGCCCACAACGTGGACAACAGACTCGTTCACCGGCAGGGACTTTGACTATTGACCGTAGTAGCTTGTGTG GTGCACCAGCAAGAACTGTTGGATGGCGCGATCCTGGATTCATCCACACTAGTTTTCTGAAGGAGTTGTGGCCCAATTTAGT ATATACCTACAAGCTTGGGCATAAACTGTTTAATGGCACGTATATCTGGAGTCAGATGTACAAATTTAAAGCATCGCCCTATCCTGGCCAAAGCTCTCTTCAGCGAGTGGTTATTTTTGGTGACATGGGAAAG GAAGAAGCTGATGGCTCAAATGTGTACAATCAATACCAACCTGGATCCCTTAACACTACCAAGCAAATCATTGAGGACTTAAAGAACATTGACATAGTCTTTCACATTGGTGATATCGTTTACGCCAATGGATATCTTTCTCAGTGGGATCAATTTACTTCTCAAGTAGAGCCGATTACTTCAAGAGTACCATACATGATTGCTAG TGGCAACCATGAACGCGATTGGCCTGATAGTGGGTCATTTTATGGTAAAAAGGATTCAGGTGGAGAGTGTGGTGTCTTGGCTCAGACAATGTTCTATTTTCCTGCCGAAAATAGGGATAAGTTCTG GTACTCTACTGATTATGGCATGTTCAGATTCTGTATTGCTGATACGGAACATGATTGGAGAGAGGGCACCGAACAATATAAGTTCCTTGAACACTGCTTCGCATCTGTAGATAGACAGAAACAGCCATGGCTAATCTTCCTTGCACATAGGGTACTTGGTTACTCTTCTGGCGATTTTTACGCTGATGAAGGATCATTTGGAGAACCAATGGGGAGGGACAGCCTTCAAAAGCTTTGGCAGAAGTATAAAGTTGATATCGCCATATATGGTCATGTCCACAATTACGAAAGAACATGTCCCATTTACCAG AATGTTTGTACAATGACCGAGAAGAACTCGTACAAGGGACCCTTGAACGGGACAATACATGTCGTTGCGGGAGGAGGTGGAGCTGGTCTAGTAAAGTTTACATCCCTCCAGACTAAGTGGAGTATATTCAAAGATTACGATTATGGATTTGTGAAGATGACAGCATTCGATCATTCAAACCTGTTGTTCGAGTACAAGAAGAGCAGCGATGGCAAAGTGTACGACTCTTTCAATATTTCCCGGGATTACAGAGACATCTTGGCATGCACTGTGGATAGCTGCCCAAGCATGACATTGGCATCTTGA